TGCTGCTTTCTTATTTTCATATATTAAGTTTCCAACGATAACAACATCGGCATACGCCTTCATTTCTTTCGCTTGTTCCTTAGACTGGATTCCGCCACCGTAAAAGAGTAGCGTGTCTTTTAGGGCATGGCTTACTTTTTCAACAAGCTCAGGATTGCCATAAGTTCCACTGTATTCCATATAAAAAATCGGCAGCTTAAACATATTCTCTGCCATTTGTGCGTACGCCACTACATCTTCGTCATCAGGCATATCGCATTCCGTTCGTTGATAAGCCTTCGCTTCAGGGTTTAAAATACAATACCCTTCTACCATGATTTCATCCCAGTTCATGATCTCGCCGTATTCTTTAACAGCCTGGTGATGAAGATCCATCACCCATTTCTTGTCCGTACTATTTAATACCGTAGGGACAAAATAGTAATCATAACCAGGAGTGATCGATTCTAAATTGGAAATTTCTAAAATAACTGGGACGGTATAGCGACGAATGCTAGCTAGTAATGACAATACTTGATCTAGCGTAACACCATCTGTACCCCCAACCATAATCGCGTCTGTTCCTGATTCGCATATGTCTTCTAAATCTTTATCAGATATCTCTTTATTGGGATCAAGCTTAAACACGTGCTCCCATTGGTTCATATCATACATGTGTGATCCTCCGTTTTCGTTTTCCATCTATACATTATACCAAAAATCGACACGTCATATGAACGGGAAGTTGTTGTTTTTAGGCTGGACTTGTGAATCAATATCCGCTATGCTACTATTAATAAGCAAATTAATATTGATCATATGATGACGGAAAAATAGTACTTCCCCCCTCTTCACCCAAGCGATCTAGGGATGGTGAAAGCCTAGAGAACGGAGGAAGGAAACGGCATTCCCGAATATGCACACATAAAGTGGATGCATAAAAGCATCAATCAGGGTGGAACCGCGGGTAAAAACTCTCGTCCCTGGGATTAGAATTAGTCCCAGTGGCGGGAGTTTTTTCTGTCTCAAGGGGCTACAAATTGTTGGAAACAAAAGGAGGAAATACTTATGTCAAGCAGTATGGAGCAACTAG
Above is a window of Pontibacillus yanchengensis DNA encoding:
- a CDS encoding heptaprenylglyceryl phosphate synthase; protein product: MYDMNQWEHVFKLDPNKEISDKDLEDICESGTDAIMVGGTDGVTLDQVLSLLASIRRYTVPVILEISNLESITPGYDYYFVPTVLNSTDKKWVMDLHHQAVKEYGEIMNWDEIMVEGYCILNPEAKAYQRTECDMPDDEDVVAYAQMAENMFKLPIFYMEYSGTYGNPELVEKVSHALKDTLLFYGGGIQSKEQAKEMKAYADVVIVGNLIYENKKAALKTVKAVKERE